One genomic region from Terriglobus aquaticus encodes:
- a CDS encoding LPS-assembly protein LptD, protein MSADAPSGDTPAATALPEDPAASRYPMLEELQARHTNAADLQYDHAQYAAGHLILDGHVTIVYAGYTFTADHVDYDRNTGQLNASGHLKLTGGKSDESVQASHGTLNLRTQAGTFYDVAGSVGLRQGSGSRIYTVGNPFLFQGRMLVKHGPEDFELFDGSVTSCQLPHPDWRLSSAHFVVHNGKAAAHGTVFRLLNVPVLYLPVISHPVPQQGADQRQSGILIPVVGQSSTKGFILGEQIYFALSRSTDMTVGAEYFSRRGWQQSATFRWRGRGLDFLNAHYSNLLDRGFQGTVLQAGPNGTVTSTVGYVNQGGEDILVSGRKDFTPHLRSAVNAEYLSSYAYRQAFTDTFNQAVATDIVSDAFATWQNNGYIGSIEGDRYQGLKRTITGEQVRILHLPQLDGETTEHRIGNTPLLWTAMVQSSAIKRTQGTGTASTQFNTGVVERFDVRPSLSLPLHFDGFALRGTVAVRDTWYSASRVAAPLPGPTPVERSGSLNRSAFEAEAEFRTPVLERTFQGGPFHKLLGRDIRHTIEPMVRYRYVTGVNEFNRTLRFDARDVLSNTNEVEYGVTQRLFLRPARVRPCEVGELPNADDGFLGGTPAPRAIPGLGPAASSSTATSAGTPEAPASPQDPSATGTASAATADTTGGTTPETMGDGANPGIPVSHPRVVSPEDAVPTCGGTRESLRWRIVQRRYLNETFGKNVLVAGATAAPTAANPFPQPQPIRNVLETTLDLSGVAFLTGQPRALSPIVSELRLSATSHLDVEWDMNYDTVLNKFTQSNTFLDVHNGDWFGGVSYARLNAPGRFQRLDVNTDQNTTSLLSDFSQMRMLLGYGTPLKRGFSAAANVGLDLTIPQPQYGALEVNYNWNCCGLSVEYRKYELGSVRNENSYRFNFTLANIGTAGNLRRAERLF, encoded by the coding sequence GTGTCGGCGGACGCGCCATCCGGCGACACACCTGCTGCCACCGCGCTGCCCGAAGATCCCGCCGCAAGCCGCTATCCCATGCTGGAAGAACTGCAGGCGCGCCACACCAACGCTGCCGATCTGCAGTACGACCACGCCCAGTACGCCGCCGGCCACCTGATCCTGGACGGTCACGTCACGATCGTCTACGCCGGCTATACCTTCACCGCCGACCACGTGGACTACGACCGCAACACCGGCCAGTTGAACGCCAGCGGACACCTGAAACTTACGGGTGGCAAGTCCGACGAATCCGTGCAAGCCAGCCACGGCACCCTGAACCTGCGCACACAGGCTGGCACCTTCTACGACGTCGCAGGCTCGGTCGGCCTGCGCCAGGGATCGGGCAGCCGCATATACACCGTCGGCAATCCCTTCCTGTTCCAGGGGCGCATGCTCGTCAAGCATGGTCCCGAGGACTTCGAACTCTTCGATGGAAGCGTGACCAGTTGCCAGTTGCCGCACCCGGATTGGCGGCTTTCCAGCGCTCACTTTGTCGTGCACAACGGCAAGGCTGCGGCGCACGGCACCGTCTTCCGCCTGCTGAACGTACCGGTTCTCTACCTGCCCGTCATCTCGCACCCGGTACCGCAGCAGGGCGCGGACCAGCGGCAGAGCGGCATCCTCATCCCGGTGGTCGGGCAAAGCTCGACCAAGGGCTTCATCCTGGGCGAACAGATCTACTTTGCCCTATCGCGCTCAACAGACATGACCGTAGGTGCCGAGTACTTCAGCCGCCGCGGCTGGCAGCAGTCCGCTACTTTCCGGTGGCGTGGACGCGGCCTCGACTTCCTGAACGCGCACTACAGCAACCTGCTGGACCGCGGCTTCCAGGGCACCGTGCTGCAGGCCGGCCCGAACGGCACCGTTACCTCCACAGTCGGCTACGTGAACCAGGGCGGCGAAGACATCCTGGTCAGCGGCCGCAAGGATTTCACACCGCACCTGCGCTCTGCCGTAAACGCCGAATACCTGAGCAGCTACGCCTATCGCCAGGCCTTCACCGACACCTTCAACCAGGCCGTCGCCACGGACATCGTCAGCGACGCCTTTGCCACCTGGCAGAACAACGGCTACATCGGAAGCATTGAGGGCGACCGCTACCAGGGCCTGAAGCGCACCATTACCGGCGAACAGGTCCGCATCCTGCACCTGCCGCAACTGGACGGCGAGACCACCGAACACCGCATCGGCAACACACCCTTGCTGTGGACTGCCATGGTCCAAAGCAGTGCGATCAAGCGTACCCAGGGCACCGGCACCGCCAGTACGCAGTTCAATACGGGCGTGGTCGAGCGCTTCGACGTTCGCCCCTCGCTCTCTCTGCCTCTGCACTTTGATGGCTTCGCCCTGCGCGGCACGGTCGCCGTGCGCGACACCTGGTACTCCGCCTCGCGGGTTGCCGCGCCGCTGCCCGGCCCGACGCCGGTGGAACGATCCGGCTCGTTGAACCGCTCTGCGTTTGAGGCCGAGGCCGAATTCCGCACGCCCGTTCTGGAGCGGACGTTCCAAGGCGGCCCCTTCCACAAGCTGCTGGGCCGCGACATCCGCCACACCATCGAGCCCATGGTGCGGTACCGCTACGTGACCGGCGTCAACGAGTTCAACCGCACCCTGCGCTTCGACGCCCGCGATGTTCTGAGCAACACCAACGAGGTGGAGTACGGCGTGACGCAGCGCCTGTTTCTGCGCCCGGCCAGGGTACGCCCGTGCGAGGTGGGCGAGCTGCCCAACGCCGACGACGGCTTCCTGGGCGGCACACCCGCACCGCGCGCCATCCCCGGGCTGGGACCGGCTGCATCCTCCAGCACGGCCACGTCTGCCGGAACGCCCGAGGCACCCGCCTCGCCGCAGGATCCCTCCGCAACCGGCACCGCCTCAGCAGCCACCGCAGACACGACCGGCGGCACAACCCCGGAGACCATGGGCGACGGCGCCAACCCCGGCATCCCCGTCTCGCACCCGCGGGTAGTCAGTCCCGAAGACGCCGTGCCCACCTGCGGCGGTACCCGCGAAAGCCTGCGCTGGCGCATCGTGCAGCGGCGCTACCTGAATGAAACATTCGGCAAGAACGTGCTGGTCGCCGGCGCCACCGCCGCTCCTACCGCAGCAAATCCGTTCCCGCAGCCGCAGCCTATCCGCAACGTGCTGGAGACCACGCTTGACCTCAGCGGCGTCGCCTTCCTCACCGGCCAGCCCCGCGCGCTTTCGCCCATCGTCAGCGAACTGCGTCTGAGCGCCACCAGTCACCTGGACGTCGAGTGGGACATGAACTACGACACCGTGCTCAACAAGTTCACCCAGAGCAATACGTTTCTCGACGTACACAATGGCGACTGGTTCGGCGGTGTGAGCTACGCCCGGCTGAATGCGCCTGGCCGCTTTCAGCGGCTGGACGTCAACACGGACCAGAACACCACTTCGCTGCTCAGCGACTTCAGTCAGATGCGCATGCTGCTGGGCTACGGCACGCCTCTGAAACGTGGCTTCAGCGCCGCCGCCAACGTTGGCCTGGACCTGACGATTCCCCAGCCGCAGTACGGCGCGCTGGAAGTGAATTACAACTGGAACTGCTGTGGCCTGAGCGTGGAGTACCGCAAGTACGAACTGGGCAGCGTCCGCAACGAAAACAGCTATCGCTTCAATTTCACGCTGGCCAACATCGGCACCGCCGGGAACCTGCGCCGAGCCGAACGCCTCTTTTAA
- a CDS encoding SDR family oxidoreductase: MDGRTIVITGASTGIGYSIAERFAKAGWQVFGSVRKAADGDRLQRELGVTPLHFDVTDGPAIAAAAAEVAAALGNRTLDGLINNAGLVVSGPMLYLKPEEMLYQQEVNVLGPMRVTQAFAPLLGVDRTRQGRPGRISQISSVAGSNGFPFMGAYCASKHALNGMSESLRRELLMFGIEVSIVAPGAIVTPIWDKGEQQDMEQYRNTPYGAGLPRFREEMLKMGRRGLPASRVTDAVWHAMTASKPKLRYEVIPNKFREYTLPRLLPKRMVDRFFGKMLGPAAQG, translated from the coding sequence ATGGACGGCAGAACCATCGTGATCACGGGCGCATCGACTGGTATCGGGTACAGCATCGCGGAGCGCTTTGCCAAGGCAGGATGGCAGGTGTTTGGCAGCGTACGCAAGGCGGCGGACGGCGACCGTCTGCAGCGCGAACTCGGCGTTACGCCTCTCCATTTCGACGTAACCGACGGACCGGCCATCGCGGCTGCGGCCGCAGAGGTGGCGGCTGCACTGGGCAACCGCACGCTGGACGGCCTTATCAACAACGCGGGCCTGGTCGTCTCCGGGCCCATGCTGTACCTCAAGCCCGAAGAGATGCTCTACCAGCAGGAGGTCAACGTGCTCGGACCCATGCGAGTGACCCAGGCGTTCGCTCCCCTGCTGGGCGTGGACAGGACGCGGCAGGGCCGGCCCGGACGCATTTCGCAGATCTCCTCGGTTGCCGGCAGCAACGGCTTTCCATTCATGGGCGCGTACTGCGCCTCCAAGCACGCTCTGAACGGTATGTCGGAATCGTTGCGCCGCGAGCTGCTGATGTTTGGCATCGAGGTCAGCATCGTCGCACCGGGTGCGATCGTCACGCCCATCTGGGACAAGGGCGAACAGCAGGACATGGAGCAGTACCGCAACACGCCCTACGGCGCGGGCCTGCCGAGGTTCCGCGAGGAGATGCTGAAAATGGGTCGCCGCGGCCTGCCTGCGTCGCGCGTTACGGATGCGGTGTGGCACGCCATGACCGCATCGAAGCCGAAGCTCCGCTACGAGGTCATCCCCAACAAGTTCCGCGAATACACCTTGCCGCGGCTCCTGCCGAAGCGCATGGTGGATCGCTTCTTCGGCAAGATGCTTGGCCCTGCGGCGCAGGGGTGA
- a CDS encoding endonuclease MutS2, with protein MIPKDNEPARLRETSALALEWERLRETIAGRTQSPLGRARVLAMEPGRDLRTIEQQQQLAQEMGRYLAVGGDFGFGGLFDANSLLDKARITGASLEPLEIRRIAELAEHISDWKQLITEPPEGLADQWPAVTALSAPVAATNFYRLLQLVSGKIEADGSLSDEASPELARIRRAAERQHKAIEDSLRRQLRAVADAGGAQDELITVRGERFVIPVKTEFRKRVPGVVHGSSSSGQTVFVEPMETIEQNNELVRLLDEEQAEIHRILVAMTEAIGEQAGSIARGTEVLAQIETHLAVAKFARDLRCVRPTFTDGKPHRDEDGKELPALSLEAARHPLLEQRMLAERREAARTRREREEATSGIVPLTIALPGTAKQLIISGPNTGGKTVALKTVGLLALMAQAGLPVPAAAARLPIFSAVYADIGDAQSIERNLSTFSAHITNVNRIAREADNRALVLLDELGAATDPEEGAALAVAISERFLQMGAWSLITTHLTSLKIYAAKHTGVVNAAVGFDEKTLAPTYELRLGVPGASSGINIAERLGLDPAMIRAARGSVTTQSADIARFLDELHQQLTTVAAEREQIRLREQEVERERRRLEIEGRQEQRNRARELEVKLASLMKDFEFQMRDSLKAVEDKGTQQKLKGEADRRIARLKREFQESFNQTVVAHVTGADKQDKNAQPHVVNEISVGDMVMLRSMGREARVDRQVNSGTFEVSIGPMKMRVPKDDIAQVTKAAPKQNPIQAARGRGINVVARESDLVPGEINVIGRTADEARDEVERFVDQAFLAGRPSIRVVHGTGMGVLRRTLRDYLRKHPHVVSVTEPPYNEGGQGATLVELRS; from the coding sequence ATGATTCCGAAAGACAATGAACCCGCACGCTTGCGGGAGACCAGCGCGCTGGCGCTGGAGTGGGAACGCCTTCGCGAGACGATCGCCGGGCGCACGCAATCGCCGCTGGGCCGCGCCCGCGTTCTGGCGATGGAGCCCGGCCGCGACCTGCGCACCATCGAACAGCAGCAGCAGCTTGCGCAGGAGATGGGCCGCTACCTCGCCGTGGGCGGCGACTTCGGCTTCGGCGGCCTCTTCGACGCCAACTCGCTGCTCGATAAGGCACGTATCACCGGCGCATCGCTCGAGCCGCTGGAGATCCGCCGCATCGCCGAACTCGCCGAGCACATCAGCGACTGGAAGCAGTTGATCACCGAGCCGCCCGAAGGTCTCGCGGACCAGTGGCCCGCCGTTACAGCCCTCTCCGCGCCCGTGGCCGCCACCAACTTTTATCGCCTCTTGCAGCTAGTCAGCGGCAAAATCGAAGCCGACGGCTCGCTCAGCGATGAAGCCTCGCCCGAGCTCGCCCGCATCCGACGCGCCGCAGAGCGCCAGCACAAAGCCATTGAAGACTCCTTGCGCCGCCAGCTTCGCGCCGTAGCCGACGCCGGCGGAGCGCAGGACGAGCTGATCACCGTGCGTGGCGAGCGCTTCGTCATCCCCGTCAAGACCGAGTTCCGCAAGCGCGTTCCCGGCGTCGTGCACGGCTCCTCGTCCTCCGGCCAGACCGTCTTCGTCGAACCCATGGAAACGATCGAGCAGAACAACGAGCTCGTGCGCCTCCTGGACGAAGAGCAGGCTGAGATCCATCGCATCCTCGTCGCCATGACCGAGGCCATCGGCGAGCAGGCCGGCTCCATCGCGCGCGGTACTGAAGTTCTGGCGCAGATCGAAACACACCTGGCCGTCGCGAAGTTCGCGCGCGACCTGCGCTGCGTGCGCCCCACCTTCACCGATGGCAAGCCACACCGCGACGAAGACGGCAAGGAACTTCCCGCACTCTCGCTGGAAGCAGCGCGCCACCCCTTGCTGGAACAGCGCATGCTCGCCGAGCGACGCGAAGCCGCACGCACCCGGCGCGAACGCGAAGAGGCCACCAGCGGCATCGTTCCGCTCACGATCGCCCTGCCCGGCACGGCCAAGCAGCTCATCATCAGCGGCCCCAACACGGGAGGCAAGACTGTCGCGCTCAAGACCGTGGGCCTGCTCGCGCTCATGGCGCAGGCGGGCCTGCCCGTGCCCGCCGCGGCAGCGCGCCTGCCCATCTTCTCTGCCGTCTACGCCGACATCGGCGACGCGCAGTCGATCGAGCGCAACCTCTCCACCTTCTCCGCGCACATCACCAACGTGAACCGCATCGCGCGCGAGGCCGACAACCGCGCCCTCGTACTGCTCGACGAACTCGGCGCCGCCACCGACCCCGAAGAAGGCGCAGCACTCGCGGTCGCCATCAGCGAACGCTTCCTGCAGATGGGCGCCTGGTCGCTCATCACCACGCACCTCACCTCGCTGAAGATCTACGCCGCCAAGCACACCGGCGTGGTCAACGCCGCAGTCGGCTTCGACGAAAAGACACTCGCGCCCACCTACGAACTGCGCCTTGGCGTACCCGGCGCATCGTCGGGTATCAACATCGCCGAACGCCTCGGGCTCGATCCCGCGATGATCCGCGCCGCACGCGGCTCCGTCACGACCCAGTCGGCAGATATCGCGCGTTTTCTCGACGAACTGCACCAGCAGTTGACCACCGTCGCAGCCGAGCGCGAACAGATCCGCCTGCGCGAGCAGGAGGTCGAGCGCGAGCGGCGCCGCCTCGAAATCGAAGGCCGGCAGGAGCAGCGCAATCGCGCCCGCGAGCTCGAAGTGAAGCTCGCCTCGCTGATGAAGGACTTCGAGTTCCAGATGCGCGACTCGCTCAAGGCCGTCGAAGACAAGGGCACGCAACAGAAGCTCAAGGGTGAGGCCGACCGCCGCATCGCCCGCCTGAAGCGCGAGTTCCAGGAAAGCTTCAACCAGACCGTCGTCGCACACGTGACCGGCGCCGACAAGCAGGACAAGAACGCGCAGCCGCACGTCGTCAATGAGATCAGCGTAGGCGATATGGTCATGCTGCGCAGCATGGGCCGCGAAGCCCGCGTCGACCGCCAGGTCAACTCCGGCACCTTCGAGGTCTCCATCGGCCCCATGAAGATGCGTGTGCCCAAGGACGACATTGCGCAGGTGACGAAAGCCGCGCCGAAGCAGAACCCGATCCAGGCCGCGCGCGGCCGCGGCATCAACGTGGTCGCGCGCGAGTCCGACCTGGTTCCCGGCGAGATCAACGTGATCGGCCGCACCGCCGACGAAGCCCGCGACGAAGTCGAACGCTTCGTCGACCAGGCCTTCCTCGCCGGCCGGCCCAGCATTCGCGTCGTGCACGGCACCGGCATGGGCGTCTTGCGTCGCACCCTGCGCGACTACCTGCGCAAACACCCGCACGTGGTCAGCGTCACCGAACCGCCCTACAACGAAGGCGGCCAGGGCGCCACGCTGGTCGAACTCCGCAGCTAG
- a CDS encoding TetR/AcrR family transcriptional regulator: MPAVAKTDRDTILQAALLRLRRDGLAGLSLRALAADVGIATNALYHYFPSRSHLENALSEEAARRLLAALQRGTATRRIDESREGSKAAAAERIRALAAGYLRFARREPHLYAAMLQGPCEPGESNANHAALWNFVCETAGVLHGDKRADSAAMSLWALLHGAVALQQAGALAGVKAGDCVRFGLDAWIASP; the protein is encoded by the coding sequence GTGCCCGCAGTTGCCAAGACCGATCGCGACACCATCTTGCAAGCAGCCTTGCTGCGCCTTCGCCGGGATGGGCTCGCAGGGCTGTCATTGCGGGCGTTGGCCGCGGACGTGGGCATCGCAACCAATGCCCTGTACCACTACTTTCCGAGCCGTTCGCACCTGGAGAACGCTTTATCGGAGGAGGCAGCGCGACGCCTGCTCGCCGCTCTGCAGCGTGGAACGGCAACGCGCCGAATCGACGAGTCGCGCGAAGGCTCGAAGGCCGCTGCCGCGGAACGCATTCGCGCGCTGGCGGCCGGGTACCTGCGCTTTGCACGGCGTGAGCCGCACCTGTACGCGGCGATGCTGCAAGGACCCTGCGAGCCGGGCGAATCCAACGCGAACCATGCCGCGCTATGGAACTTTGTGTGTGAGACCGCCGGCGTTCTGCACGGCGACAAGCGCGCGGACAGCGCAGCCATGAGCCTGTGGGCTTTGCTGCACGGCGCAGTCGCGCTGCAGCAGGCAGGCGCGCTGGCCGGGGTCAAAGCCGGGGACTGCGTCCGCTTTGGCCTGGATGCGTGGATCGCGTCTCCATAG
- a CDS encoding UBP-type zinc finger domain-containing protein: MAQRCTHLDHIHNVKPHTHGCEECLKMGDTWVHLRLCLECGHVGCCDSSKNKHATKHFHATEHPIMRSIEPGETWGWCYIDEVGLNLA, encoded by the coding sequence GTGGCCCAACGCTGCACCCATCTCGACCACATCCACAACGTGAAGCCACACACCCACGGCTGCGAAGAGTGCCTCAAGATGGGCGATACCTGGGTGCACCTGCGCCTGTGCCTGGAGTGCGGCCACGTGGGCTGTTGCGATTCGTCGAAGAACAAGCACGCGACCAAGCACTTCCACGCAACGGAACACCCGATCATGCGCTCCATCGAACCCGGCGAAACGTGGGGCTGGTGCTACATCGACGAGGTTGGCCTGAATCTCGCGTAG
- the hemB gene encoding porphobilinogen synthase, translating to MLFPATRMRRLRRSTAMRSLVRETHLRPSQLIYPLFICPGEGVRKPIGSMPGVFNLSIDEALKEAAECVELGIGGLLLFGLPESKDETGSGAYADDGIVQQALRAFKANRALDPLVLIADVCLCEYTSHGHCGVLVHERGEVHVHNDQSLPLLARAAASLAAAGADIVAPSDMMDGRVAAMREALDVAGHHDTPIMSYAAKFASAFYGPFREAADSTPQEGDRRGYQMDSANGREAMREIEGDIAEGADMLLMKPAGPYLDIIRAARDRFDLPMGAYQVSGEYSMLHAAFERGWLDRDRAMLESLLGIRRAGADFIVTYFAKDAARLLG from the coding sequence ATGCTCTTCCCCGCCACGCGCATGCGCCGTCTTCGCCGTTCCACCGCCATGCGCTCGCTGGTGCGCGAAACGCATCTGCGGCCCTCACAACTCATCTATCCGCTCTTCATCTGCCCCGGCGAGGGCGTGCGCAAGCCCATCGGCTCCATGCCAGGTGTCTTCAATCTGTCGATCGACGAAGCTCTGAAGGAAGCCGCAGAATGCGTGGAGCTCGGCATCGGCGGCCTCCTGCTCTTCGGCCTGCCTGAGTCGAAAGACGAGACCGGCTCCGGTGCCTACGCCGACGACGGCATCGTGCAGCAGGCCCTGCGCGCCTTCAAGGCGAACCGCGCACTCGACCCGCTCGTGCTCATCGCCGACGTGTGCCTGTGTGAGTACACCAGCCACGGCCACTGCGGCGTTCTCGTCCATGAGCGCGGCGAGGTCCATGTGCACAACGATCAGTCGCTGCCGCTGCTGGCACGCGCCGCAGCATCGCTGGCCGCCGCCGGTGCCGACATCGTCGCGCCCAGCGACATGATGGACGGCCGCGTCGCCGCCATGCGCGAGGCGCTCGACGTCGCCGGCCACCACGACACGCCGATCATGAGCTACGCCGCCAAGTTCGCCTCCGCCTTCTACGGCCCGTTCCGCGAGGCCGCCGATTCCACGCCACAAGAGGGTGACCGCCGCGGCTACCAGATGGACAGCGCCAACGGCCGCGAAGCCATGCGCGAGATCGAAGGCGACATCGCCGAGGGCGCCGACATGCTCCTGATGAAGCCCGCCGGGCCGTACCTCGACATCATCCGCGCCGCGCGCGACCGCTTCGACCTGCCCATGGGCGCCTACCAGGTCTCCGGCGAATACAGCATGCTGCACGCCGCCTTCGAACGCGGCTGGCTCGACCGCGACCGCGCCATGCTCGAGTCACTGCTCGGCATCCGCCGCGCCGGCGCCGACTTCATCGTCACCTACTTCGCCAAAGACGCCGCCCGCCTGCTGGGCTAA
- a CDS encoding RDD family protein has protein sequence MSTAVPLPLEPLHLQEVAAAHAASSEAQALRQAVAERLEQHRRKRGTGATLSAQTALPGMAGMNERNAAKPNRVADSVAARFARSQSYREFLQQEAESATRQAEAAAEVARRNAEAIAASQQQLLHEMQEWEERQQAASAEPAVEFASEIEPQHTYVASAPEPGVLLPMMAAPVREMEVLGPSEALREAVAAPLLTETRASVAEPPVERQAVPVEAVPVAAAAVVPQPVKIAMPVPDPAEPPVPIPANLIEFPRQLVAARKARPRFAEGPLREDADSTPERAQLRIFEVEASSFSTTPTAEPVSTLPEWSSIRLDSSTAEHEMSQPDAQMSMALPVYAASLERRVMAAAVDGCCVGVAFLLAVAAAGMAGGALPTGLFALGASAVTLLLFGVGYLLLSFTLSGQTVGMRYARIALCTFGDDNPTRSAMRRRLFAMGLSAVSLGLGFAWAMLDDDKLGWHDRISRMYQRAY, from the coding sequence TTGAGCACAGCCGTTCCTTTGCCGCTGGAACCCCTCCACCTCCAGGAAGTTGCCGCAGCGCATGCCGCGTCGTCCGAAGCGCAGGCCCTGCGCCAGGCCGTGGCTGAGCGCCTGGAGCAGCACCGCCGCAAGCGCGGCACCGGGGCAACGTTGTCGGCGCAAACGGCATTGCCAGGCATGGCCGGGATGAACGAGCGCAACGCTGCCAAGCCGAACCGCGTCGCCGACAGCGTGGCGGCCCGCTTTGCGCGGTCGCAGAGCTACCGCGAATTCCTACAGCAGGAAGCCGAATCGGCAACCCGTCAGGCCGAGGCGGCAGCCGAGGTCGCGCGTCGTAACGCCGAAGCCATCGCCGCTTCGCAGCAGCAGTTGCTACACGAGATGCAGGAGTGGGAGGAGCGCCAGCAGGCCGCGTCAGCGGAACCTGCGGTGGAGTTCGCCAGCGAGATTGAGCCGCAGCACACCTACGTGGCCAGTGCTCCCGAGCCGGGCGTTCTGTTGCCGATGATGGCAGCGCCGGTGCGCGAGATGGAGGTGCTCGGTCCGTCCGAGGCGCTGCGCGAAGCGGTGGCTGCCCCGTTGCTTACGGAGACCCGCGCCTCTGTCGCAGAGCCTCCGGTGGAGCGGCAGGCTGTTCCGGTGGAGGCGGTGCCTGTTGCGGCGGCTGCCGTGGTGCCGCAGCCCGTGAAGATCGCCATGCCGGTGCCCGACCCGGCAGAGCCGCCCGTGCCGATTCCGGCAAACCTGATTGAGTTTCCGCGGCAACTGGTGGCGGCACGCAAGGCGCGTCCCCGGTTTGCCGAGGGACCCTTGCGCGAAGACGCCGACAGCACGCCCGAGCGCGCGCAACTGCGCATTTTCGAGGTGGAGGCGAGCTCGTTCAGCACAACGCCGACCGCGGAGCCGGTGAGCACGCTGCCGGAGTGGTCCAGCATCCGGCTGGACAGCTCGACAGCGGAACATGAAATGTCGCAGCCGGATGCGCAGATGTCGATGGCGCTGCCGGTGTATGCCGCCTCCCTGGAGCGCCGGGTGATGGCCGCAGCGGTAGACGGATGCTGCGTGGGCGTTGCGTTTCTGCTGGCTGTTGCGGCGGCGGGCATGGCCGGCGGTGCTTTGCCGACCGGGCTGTTCGCCCTGGGCGCGTCGGCAGTAACGCTGCTGCTGTTTGGGGTGGGCTATCTTTTGCTCAGCTTCACACTGTCGGGCCAGACGGTAGGCATGCGCTACGCGCGCATCGCACTGTGCACCTTTGGCGACGACAACCCGACGCGCTCGGCTATGCGGCGCAGGCTGTTTGCCATGGGCCTGAGCGCGGTGTCGCTGGGACTAGGCTTCGCCTGGGCCATGCTGGACGATGACAAGCTCGGTTGGCACGACCGCATCTCGCGGATGTACCAGCGCGCGTATTAG